GGGCCCAGGCCATACTTCCGCCGCGTGGCCTGGATGGCCAGGTGCTCTTCCCGCATGGCCGCGAAGGAGGCACCGGCCACCCACTGACGCAGGTGCGGGTGCAGGCCCTCGGGCAGACTGGCCAGGGTGGCCTCAAGGCTCTCGGGTCCCCCTTCGTAGCAGAGCCGTCGCAGCCCGGTGGCTTCAAAGTCGCCCTGCCACCCGCCCTGGACAAAGCCCCAGGCCGGGAAGAGGTCCAGATAGTACCCCGAGGCATCTTTCTGGTGCCCCACCAGAGCGATACGGTCACCCTGGACTGCAAAGCCCTGGACCGCCCGGGTGACGGCCGAGGCCCATCGTTGGTTGTCATAGAGGTCCCGGATGGGGGCGAAGCGCAGCCGCCCGCGGATCTCCGGGGGCAGGGTGGCAGTGATCATGTCCGCCCGCTCCTGCCAGGAGAAGGGATTTTTGGCACTACGGGCCCGGAAGGCGGAACCCAGGGCGACAACCACGATGGGGGCCGACTCCAGGGCCTTGGCCAGGAGGGCCGCGTGTCCCAGGTGGAAGGGCTGGAAGCGTCCGATGAGGACGGCGATGTCATAGGGGGGCTTCGTGCTCACGTCGATCCTCAGAGGATGTGCCGGGCGGCAATGGGGAGCTGGCGCCCGCTGCCGAAGGCGCGGGGGCGCAGGCGCAGGATGGGGGGGGCCTGGCGGCGCTTGTATTCGTTGCGGGCGATCATGCCCTTGATCTTCGTGACCAGGGCGATCCCCTCGGGGGTGCTCGCGAGCTCCGCCATGCGGGCCTCCACCTGGGCCTGCTCGGAACCCCGGAGCAGATCGCCTTCGAGGATGCTCTTCAGGAGGTCGTCCAGGACCGGGTACGGGGGCAGGCTGTCAGTATCCCGTTGATCCGGGGCCAGCTCGGCGGAGGGGGCCTTCTCCAGCACCGCCACCGGGATGATCTCCCGCCCGGCGCTGCTGTTGAGGTGGCTGGCCAGGGCGTAGACCTCGGTCTTGTAGAGGTCCCCGATGAGGCCCAGGCCTCCGTTGGTGTCCCCATAGAGGGTGCAGTAGCCCACCGAGATCTCGCTCTTGTTGCCGGTGGTGAGCAGCAGGTACCCGAAGGCGTTGGAATACTCCATCAGGATGGTGCCGCGGATCCTGGCCTGGAGGTTCTCCAGGGCCGTCCCCTGGAGGGGGGCGCCAAAGGCCTCGGCGAAGTTCGTGCTGTAGAGGTCCACCAGGGGTCCGATGGGATGGGTGTGGAGGGGGATGCCCAGGTTGAGGCAGAGCTGCTCCGAGTCGCTCACACTGCCCGAGCTGGAATAGCGCGAGGGCATGGTGAGGGCCACCACGTTTCCGGATCCCAGGGCCTCAGCGGCCAGGGCAAGGGTCAGGGCGCTGTCGATGCCCCCTGAGGAACCCACCAGGGCGCCCTTGAATCCACAGCGTCGGGCATAGTCCCGCAATCCAAGGACGATCTGGCGGCGGTAGAACTCGCTGCCCTCCGGGGCGGGCACCGATCCGGTGGCCGGGGCCAGGAAGCGCCCCTGGTCGAAGGCGAGGTGGATCAGCTCCTCACGGAAGCTGCTCCCCTGGACGACCAGCCCCTCGCTGGGGCACACGGCAAACGAGGCCCCGTCATAGACCACCTGGTCCTGGCCCCCGACCTGGTTGACGTAGAGGAGAGGCAGGCCATGGCGTCGGCTCGAGGCGGCCATGAGCTGCTGCCGCTGGGCAAGCTTCCCCAGGTTCGATGGGCTGGCGTTGATGGAGACCACCAGATCCGGGGCGGCGTCCTGGAGCCGATGGAAGGGGTTGAGGGTGTAGGCCTCCCCCGGGTCGTTCCAGCTGTCCTCGCAGACCAGGAAGCCGATGCGGGTGTCCTTGACCCGGAGGACCCGGGCCACGTCAGGCCCGGGCTCGAAGTGGCGGCGCTCGTCGAAGACGTCATAGGTGGGGAGGAGCTGCTTGGCGTAACGGAGCAGCACTTCGCCCTCCCGCACCACCAGCAGGCTGTTCTCCAGGGGCTTCCCCGGTCCCTCGCGGCGGGTTGGGGCGCCCAGGACCCAGTGGAGTCCGGGAGTCTCCCGGCTGAGCTGGCGCAGCTTCCCGATTCCCTCATCCACCTCCGCCAGGAAGGCCGCTTCGCGGAGCAGATCCCCGGGGTAGTAGCCGGTGAGGGAGAGCTCCGGGAAGACGACCAGGTCGCTCCCCGCCTCCCGGGCGCTCCGGGCCGCCTCGACCATGAGCGCGATATTGCCGGGGATGTCGCCCACCGTGGGGTTGATCTGGGCTGTCGTGATCCGCAGCATGAGGTCTCCTTCAGGCCTGGGCGGCCGGGTGCCCGAAGACCTGGCGCAGGTAGGCCAGGTAGGTCTCGTCCTCGCACAGGGTCTTGCCGGGCGCATCGGAGAGCTTGGCCACGGGCTGCCCGTTGCAGGTGACGATCTTCATCACGATGTTGAGGGCCTTGTGCGGAGTGTCGTTGGTGAGGTCTGTGCCGATGCCGAAGCTGCAAGGGATCCGGGTGGCGAAGCGGTCATGGAGGGCGAAGGCCTTGGGCAGGGTGAGCCCGTCCGAGAACACCAGGCGCTTGGTCCTTGGGTCAATCCGGTGCGTCTCATAGTGGGCGATGGCTCGCTCGGCCCAGGCGACCGGGTCCCCCGAGTCGTGCCGGAGGCCGTCGAAGAGCTTGGTGAAGTAGAGGTCAAAGTCGCGCAGGAAGGGCCCCATGCCCACCACATCCGTCAGGGCGATGCCCAGGTCCCCCCGGTACTCCTGGACCCATCCCTCCAGAGCGGCCTTCTGGAAGTCCCGGAGGCGGGAACCGAAGGCCTGGTAGGCCTGCAGATACTCATGGGCCATGGTGCCGATGGGGGTGAGGCCGAGCTTCCTGGCCAAGTGGACGTTCGAGGTGCCTCCGAAGGCCTCAGGCACCTCCCGGGTGAGGGTCCGGAGCACCTCCTCATGCCAGGCGCCCGAATAGCGTCGCCGAAGGCCGAAGTCGAAGAACCTGAAGGGGGGGCGGGACCCAGATCGGTTCCGCTCCCGGAGGAGGCTGACCTTCGCCTGAAGACGCTGTCGGGCGGTACCCAGCACCTCCTCCCCGCCCCCAAGGCGCCGGAAGTAGAGTTCGTTGACGATGTAGAGCACATAGATTTCGAAGCCCATGACATGGACCACGGGACCCTGGGCCCGGATGCTGAGGGTCTCCCCCTGGCTTTCCACTTCGATGAAGCGGCGCTGGAAGCGGAAGACGCTCAGGAAGTCGACGAAGTCGCTCTTGATGAAGCGAAGGCTCCGCAGGTAGTCCAATTCGTCCTGAGAGAAACTCAGGGCGCAGAGACTGTCCAGCTCGGCTTCCACGGCCTCCTTGAGCTCGGCCAGGGGGAAGGCGGTGCGGTTCCTGCAGACGAAACGGTATTCCGCCTGGGCTCCCGGGTGGCTGTGGAGGAGGGCCTGCCACATGGTGAACTTGTAGAGGTCGTTCTCCAGCAGGCTGCGGACGATGGGGGTGTTGCCTGGTCTCTTCATGTCCTGGATTCCTTATCGCTGGGACTGGAGTTCAAGGAGGAGGGTCTGTGAGGTGAGCACCCGGAGCCCCCGTGAACGCATGGAATCCAGGAAGGCCATCTGGTGTGCCTCGAAGCCCTGGACCGGGCTCATGCAGTCCTCCAGGAGGGCAATGCTGGGCAGATACTCCGCTCCGATGTGCTCCACGATGTGTTCGGTGGTGGCCTTGACGCAGTGGCTCCCGGCCTCTCCCGCGATGAGGACCCGGTCCGCTGCGCGCAGGGCTCCGAGCAGGGCCTGGTTCAGGAGGGTCGAGGGATCGGCCGGGTCGGGCACTTCCGCCCTCACGGCGCTGAAGTGCTCAGTCCAGGGGTTCATGCCCTTGGTGACCCAGGCACGGTTGCGTCCCGTCCGCTGCTCCCAGGTGTTGCAGGCTCCCTGAAGATCCGCATGCACCGCCTGTCCCCAAGTTCCGGCCTGGCAGTGCAGGGGCCAGACCATGTGGGTGTAGCGCCCGGCCTGTTCCAGGGCCTCCAGGTAGCTCAAAGCTCGTCCGAGGCCATCAGGCCAGCGGGGGACGAAGGTTCCCGATCGCACTTGGTGGGCGCTCACCGAGGTGAAGGGGGGCACTGCCGATCCGTCTGGAAGGGTCCAGAAGCCCGGGTGGGCGATGTCGAGTTGCTGGTGGCAGTCCAGGGTCAGGGTGAGGTTCGTGATGAAGGGACCAGCCTCCTGGATGAAGGCGGCAAGGCGGAGCATGTCGCCGTGGGCACCGGGTACCGGCAGGGCTGGGGCCATCCGGGCAGTTCCACCGAGCACCGGGTCCGGGGGCAGGTGGGAGGCGGGCAGATCGCAGAAGTCGTTCTGGGGATCGATGATGAGCAGATGAAGGCTGCTGGGGGGCATGGCGGGCCTCGGAATGGATGTGCGGGACTCAGGCGATGGGAACGTAGCGGTAGAGGGCGGCCGGGCGGTGGTCCACCTCCTGTTGGAGCTCTCCAGTGGCCTCGAGCTGCCCCAGGGCGAGCATTCGGCGACGGAAGGAGTCCTTGTTCAGCTTCCGGCCCAGCACAAGCTCATGGATCTTCTGAAGCTGGAGCAGGGTGAAGGTGGGGGGCAGAAGCTCGAATCCGATGGGTGTGTAGTCGATCTTGCCGCGGAGCCTCCGGAGGCTGGTGTCCAGGATCTCAGCATGGTCAAAGGCCAGCTCCAGCTTTTGCCCTGTGGGGTCTGCCAGAGAGATGGCCAGGGGGGCGTCCGGAGGGGGGGTGACCCGGGCGACCATGACATCTCCACCGCTTTGGGGAATGTCTCTGAAACGGAGCGGATCCAGGAGCGCCACATAGGCCACGCTGATGACCCGGGTCCGGGGATCCCGTCCGGGATTCCCGAAGGTGTAGAGCTGCTCCAGGTAGCCGCAGTCCAGGCCGGTCTTGCCGCGGAGCACCCTGGCAGCGGCTTCGTCCAGGGACTCGTCCATGCGGACAAAGCCCCCGGGCAGGCTCCAGAGTCCCCTGAAGGGGTGTTCAGGGCGGCGGATGAGGAGCGTGACGAGGCTGTCCCCGGCGGGGGCCAGGATGACCAGATCCACGGTGACGGAGGGCCTCTCGAAGGCCGAGGGGTCATAGGCGGACAGGAAGTCCTGCTCTTCGGTGGAAGGCTGTCGGGCGGGGCGTGGGGTTGGTCTCATGGATCATTTCCCAAATGAAAACGGCATAGATGCTTGGTGCCTGCATGCCAAGTCATTTGGGGCTCGGCTTGAATGCTCAAAGCATATATGTCGAATGCATCTAAGTCAAGACTCCAGATTTTTCCTCTTTGCAGAGCCCCTGGATGGAGGTCCTCGCGGCCCGGTAGTCTGGAGCGGGGGGGCCGGTGGTGGATGCGCGTCAGTTGAGGTGCTTCATGGCAGGGGCGGAGTTCTTGAGCTTCAGCAGGGCTGCGGCACGACTCGGCCTGACCCAGCCCGCCCTCAGCTACCAGGTGGCCAGCCTTGAGCGTTCCCAGGGGGTGGAGCTCTTTGTGCGCGGCCGGAGGGCAGTCCGCCTCAGCCCAGCGGGACTGTATCTCCATGACCAGCTGGGGCGGCTCTGCGCTGACTACGGGCGGATGGTGGCCGAGCTTCTGGGGGCTCCAGCGCCTGAGGTCTGCATGAATCTCCGGCAGCTCCGGGCCTTCCTCTCCGTGGCCGCGACCCAGAGCTTCACCCGGGCGGGGGACCTGAGCAACCTGACCCGCCCGGCCATCAGCCATCAGATCCGCTCCCTGGAGGGATCCCTGGGGAAGCCTCTGTTTACGCGGGGGCACCACGCCATCACCCTGACGGAGCCTGGGCGGGTCTTTGCGGAGCGGGTGAGGGGGCTCCTGGATGACTGGGGACAGGTCCAGCTCAGGGTCCGGACCATCGGCACCGGGGAGGGGCAGGTCCTCACCATCGGCTTCCTGGATGGGGTGCTGGTGCAGACACTTCCAGGATTGGTCCGGAGTTTTGCGAGGGTCTGTCCCAAGGTGAGGGTGGAGACCATGCACGTTTCCCTGGCCCACATGCTCGATGCCATCCTGTCCGGTGAGATCGACTGCGGCTTTGCCCCGGCCTTCGAGGGCATCTGCCCTGACGGTATCCAGAGCCAAGTGGTGCTGAGGGACCGGATGGTGGCGCTGGTCTCGGTGGAGCATCCCTTCGCCCGACGGGAGAGCCTGAAGCTGGCCCAGCTCAAGGGGCAGCCTCTTCTGAGCCTCTCGGAGAAGGTCGGAGGCATGGGTGTCCAGTGGCACCGGGCCCTCTGTGAACGTTACGGGCTGAGCTGCAGCCTGATTGAGTACTCTCCGGACTTCGCATCTCTTTTCGTCAGCATCGGGATGGGGCGCGGTGTGGCCATCCAACCGGGGCACATCCTGCAGGAACATGGCCATGCCGGCATCCGGGCTGTGCCCCTGGAGGATGGAGGCTTGGATATCGAGTTCGTGGTGGCCTGGAGGGCAGAGGGGAGCAATCCGGTGCTGCCGGTCTTCCTGCAGGGCTTTGTCCAGGACTGAATGTAGCTGTGGCTGCAATAAAAAAAATTTACTCAAAAATATAAAAAATTATTAAAACATACTGTTTTTTATTGGTTTTAACCGGATATGCAATTATTTTTTAATCGTTGTCACTCGGCAGATGCCTGAGAGGCATCACAATTTCGCGTTGGACCCTTTTTCAGGGCCTTTCATACTGGATGGGTCAACCACGCGAAGTTTACGGGAATAACGGTGTCAAGAAACACGACGTGCAAGCTGATGTCCTGTCAGCTTTTTTGTAAAAGCCACCTGGTTTTCTGAGGAGCGTTCGCTCTCCCAAGCTCTTTTGATCCTGTGTCCCCGGATGGGGCTGTGGATTGCTGTCGCGGCTGCTGGCCCGCAGCAGGGTCTGTCTGGATGGGCGGGCCTGGAACCCGATGGATGGATGTCGGTCTGGCCTGTCGCCCGGGCTGCTCTCCTGTCGCTCTTAAACCACTTTTTAAAACTGTTGGAGGTTGTGCCATGGAAACGCAATACGCAGTCGCTGAGCCCGGCAAGGTGGTCCTCAAGACCAAGGAGCTGGCCAAGCCCGGCCCCGGCCAGGTCCTCCTGGAGGCCGAGTACAGCACCATCAGCATGGGCACCGAGAACGCCCTCATGGGCAACCACATCGTGCCCCTGCCCCAGCCCATCGGCTACAGCATGGCCGCCCGGGTCATCGAGGTGGGTCCTGAGGTCGAGGGCCTCAAGGTCGGCGATCCCGTCGTCACCACCGGCCAGCATGCCCAGTACCTGCTGATGGACGCCAAGAACTGCACCCCCGCCCCCCAGGGCGTGGATATGCAGCAGGCCGCCTTCTTCAACCTGGCCCACACCGGCATGTATGCCATCCGCCGCACCAGGATCCAGTTGGGAGAGCCCGCCCTGGTCATGGGTCAGGGCCTGGTGGGAGCCATCACCGCCCAGTTGGCCCGCCTGGCCGGCGCCATGCCCCTCATCGTCACTGACCTGGACGACAGGCGTCTCGACAATGCCCGCAAGATGGGCGTGCAGTACGCCATCAACCCCAAGACCCAGCCCGGCGAGCTGGAGAAGGTGGTCGCCGGCCTCGGCTGGGGCGGCGTTCCCGTGATCTTCGAGGCCACCGGGGCCCGCAAGCCCCTGGACCAGGCCTTCGAGCTGGTCTGCGAGCGGGGCCGGGTCATGATGATGAGCCAGGTCCACGGCGGCGATGCCCCCCAGTACGACAACAACCTGATGCAGAAGGGCGCCACCCTCCTGGGCGGCTACATCAACTCCAAGCCCTTCGCCCTCAAGCGCGCCGACCTGACCATCAAGGGCGAGTGGCCCCCGGTCATGGGCGACACCCTCACCCGCTATGTCAACTCCGATGTCTGGACCAGCGACGAGGACATCCGGGTCTACCTGAACCTCATTGCCTTCGGCTCCCTGGACATCCGTCCCCTGATCAGTCACCGCTTCGAGTTCGAGGAGATCTCCAAGGCCTACGACATGGTCTGGAACCTGGATCCCAACCTCCTCGGCGGCGTCATCCGCTGGAAGAAGTAGACAGATCAACCTGATCGCAACCGAGACTGATCCCCCCTATCCCTGTCGTGGAAGGGGCGAACGTCAACAACCTACTGAAGGGATTCCACTCATGGGCATGATCAAAGCCAAGCAAGTCAGCAAGCCCTCCCGACTGCCGTCCACGCTCTCCGTCAAGACCGAAGACATCATCATGGGGGTCAATGCCGGCCTCAACCCGGGCAAGCCCATCATCAACTGGTTCAAGGGCGACCCGGCCTCCAAGGCCGCCGTGTGCATCAAGGACGGCAAGGCTGTGGCTGCCGAGAGCGACAAGTCCATCTGCTTCGGCGGCGAGTTCTCCGACGACTCCGCGAAGGATCTGCTGGTGGTCGACTACAAGGGCACTGGCGGAGGTGTCTATGTCGAAGGTGGCGCCTCCAAGGTGACGGTCGACAACGCCGTGATGGCCCTCCACGGCAGTGGTACGGGTGTCTGCAGCCCTGCCGTTGGCCTCGCGGTCACCCAGCACGGTGACCTGACGGCCAACAACGTCGTGATCGACACCGCCGGCAAGAGCCGCTTCTGCTCGGTGGCCGAGAAGTTCAGCACCCTGCGGGTCAACAACTCGGTGCTCTATGCCCATGGCGAGCCCTTTGGCGAGGGCTATGCTCCGGCCACCGGGCTCATGCAGACACCGCCCCCTCCTCTGGAGATCGGCGGAAACTGCCGCACCCACTGCAGCATGAGCAACTCTTACACCTACTTCAACAAGTGCAAGATCATCTGCGATGGCTGGGGTGCCCTGTCCACCGAGGTCGCTGAAGGCTTTGTCTACCTGGAAGCCAACGACTGTGAAGTGATCGCCACCAAGAAGGGCTATGGCGCCTACGCCGACCCTGACTGCCACGACGTCTTCAACAACTGCCGCTTCGATGTCGACGGCATGGCCGGGATCATCGCCGGCGAAGGCGACATGACCTTCAATAACTGCGTGTCGAAGTGCGCCACCTATTTCGTGCTGAGCCACAACGTCTGCGGCGTGCCTGAAGAAGTCAGCTCACTGTTCGTCAACGGGGGTTCGATCGTCACGGGCAAGGATGTCGTCCTCGTGAAGAGCGAGAACACCCAGCTGGAGTTTGATGGTGTCGAGATCACGGCCGGCAACAAGGTCCTGGTGCGCACCATCAAGAACGACGACCCCTGCGCCACCGTGCCCAGCGCCACGCCCTATGGCGTCAACGTGGTGTTCAAGAACATGAACCTCGAAGGCGACCTGCTGCACGAGGATCCTGAGCGCGGCATGTGGATCTCCATGGCTGCCGTGACCTACCGGGGCGCCATCCTCAACGGCAACCTGGCCCTCGATCGGGCCAGCAAGTGGACCGCCACTGCTGACTCGACGGTCACCCTGACCGCCGATGTCTACCCGGCCCAGCTGGATGCTCTCCAGGGCGTGACCATCACCGCTTTCGGTGCCGAAGCCGGCAGCTATGATCTGCCCAGCGGCGGCAAGCTGGTGGTCAAGGCCTGAGGACAGGACCTGCCTCCAGGCGAGGTGGAGTGCCTCTCCATCGGGCGTTTGCCCACTCCTGGCGCGGCCTTCCAATGACCTGAGTGGGGGCTGAACCCGGCGCATACCCTTCCACCGGGCTCAGGGGACCGCTCCGCAACTGGCCACAGCCAGACTGCGGGGCGGTCTTTGCCTGTCCTGGATCCGGAATCAGGACTCAGCGGTCTCCCGGGCGCAGATCAGCCGCAGCGCGGCGTAGGCAAGGGGGAGGGCCCCCAGGAGGAGGAAGACGAGGTCGGCCACGATCCGGAGCCATTCCAGGGTGTGGTAGAGGCCACCCATGATGAAGGTGATGCGCCTTGCGTGCCAGTATCCATGGGTGAGCACGTCCCAGAACTGGATGACGCCCCCAGGGAAGAGTTCCAGGAGGATCATGAGGCCAAGGCCGATATTGAGGCCCCAGAAGCCGACCCGGATCCCCTTTTCAGCGCGCTGCCAGGCTGCATCGTCCCGGAGCGCACGGAGGCAGAAGACCATCACGGCCAGGGCGAGCATGCCGAAGACGCCGAACATGGCTGCGTGACCGTGGTTGGGGGTCAACGTGGTGCCCATCTCGAAGTAGGAGATGATCGGCAGATTGATCAGGAATCCGAAGACTCCTGCACCTATGAAATTCCAGACTCCCACGGCAATGAGGAAGCGGATGGTCCAGTGATGCCGGTCGGCCAGCGGGTTGGCCCCGGTCCCAGCGGTGTGCTTCAGGCGGATGAAATCCCAGGCATCCAGGGTCAGCAAGGTCAGGGGAATGACTTCCATCGCCGAAAAACAGGCGGCCAGCCCCATGTTTAAGGTGCTTTGTCCCGTGAAATACCAGTGGTGGCCTGTGCCGAGGATGCCACCGGTCAGGTAGAGGATGGCGTCCAGATAGACAAGCCTGGTTGCCGAGCGGACCGAAACCAGTCCCAGATGGAAGAACATCACGGCCACCAGGACGGTGGCGAAGAGTTCGAAGAAGCCTTCAACCCAGAGGTGGATGATCCAGAATCGCCAGTTGTCGATGATGGCGAAGTTGGTGTGAGGACCATAGACCAGGGCCGGGAGGTAGAAGACCGGGATGGCCACGGCGGCGTAGAGGAAGAGTGAGGGCAGAGCCCCCTGCTCGGTGCGTCCCATGGCGGGGCGGAGGGCCCGGAACATCAGAAACAGCCAGAACACAAGGCCGATGGCCAGAAGAATCTGCCAGAATCGACCCAGGTCCAGGTACTCACTGCCCTGGTGGCCAAGCCAGAACCAGAGGTTGCCCAGGAGGTTCCGGATGCCGGCCAGTTCGCCGAACAGGCTGCCGAAGACCACGATGGCCAGCGCCGCAAGAAGCACCAGGACGCCCACCTTCTGTCCGCGGGGTTCCCTTCCGCCCACCAGAGGAGCCAGGAAGAGGCCGCCAGCCACCCATGAGGTGGCGATCCAGAAGACAGCCAGCTGGAGGTGCCAGGTCCTGGCGAGGTTGTAGGGGAGGATCGCGGTGAGATCCAGGCCGT
The sequence above is drawn from the uncultured Holophaga sp. genome and encodes:
- a CDS encoding bifunctional nicotinamide-nucleotide adenylyltransferase/Nudix hydroxylase yields the protein MSTKPPYDIAVLIGRFQPFHLGHAALLAKALESAPIVVVALGSAFRARSAKNPFSWQERADMITATLPPEIRGRLRFAPIRDLYDNQRWASAVTRAVQGFAVQGDRIALVGHQKDASGYYLDLFPAWGFVQGGWQGDFEATGLRRLCYEGGPESLEATLASLPEGLHPHLRQWVAGASFAAMREEHLAIQATRRKYGLGPFVTLDALLLCAGHVLLIRRGGHPGKGLWALPGGFLELWERLEEGALRELQEETGLELRSYPQGFSLDRVAVFDHPERSQRGRTITHAHLFRLGGETCPAVCGADDAAEAHWIPLSALRDMEEQFFEDHFHILDSFLDLLGEPA
- a CDS encoding NAD+ synthase, with the protein product MLRITTAQINPTVGDIPGNIALMVEAARSAREAGSDLVVFPELSLTGYYPGDLLREAAFLAEVDEGIGKLRQLSRETPGLHWVLGAPTRREGPGKPLENSLLVVREGEVLLRYAKQLLPTYDVFDERRHFEPGPDVARVLRVKDTRIGFLVCEDSWNDPGEAYTLNPFHRLQDAAPDLVVSINASPSNLGKLAQRQQLMAASSRRHGLPLLYVNQVGGQDQVVYDGASFAVCPSEGLVVQGSSFREELIHLAFDQGRFLAPATGSVPAPEGSEFYRRQIVLGLRDYARRCGFKGALVGSSGGIDSALTLALAAEALGSGNVVALTMPSRYSSSGSVSDSEQLCLNLGIPLHTHPIGPLVDLYSTNFAEAFGAPLQGTALENLQARIRGTILMEYSNAFGYLLLTTGNKSEISVGYCTLYGDTNGGLGLIGDLYKTEVYALASHLNSSAGREIIPVAVLEKAPSAELAPDQRDTDSLPPYPVLDDLLKSILEGDLLRGSEQAQVEARMAELASTPEGIALVTKIKGMIARNEYKRRQAPPILRLRPRAFGSGRQLPIAARHIL
- the pncB gene encoding nicotinate phosphoribosyltransferase, which codes for MKRPGNTPIVRSLLENDLYKFTMWQALLHSHPGAQAEYRFVCRNRTAFPLAELKEAVEAELDSLCALSFSQDELDYLRSLRFIKSDFVDFLSVFRFQRRFIEVESQGETLSIRAQGPVVHVMGFEIYVLYIVNELYFRRLGGGEEVLGTARQRLQAKVSLLRERNRSGSRPPFRFFDFGLRRRYSGAWHEEVLRTLTREVPEAFGGTSNVHLARKLGLTPIGTMAHEYLQAYQAFGSRLRDFQKAALEGWVQEYRGDLGIALTDVVGMGPFLRDFDLYFTKLFDGLRHDSGDPVAWAERAIAHYETHRIDPRTKRLVFSDGLTLPKAFALHDRFATRIPCSFGIGTDLTNDTPHKALNIVMKIVTCNGQPVAKLSDAPGKTLCEDETYLAYLRQVFGHPAAQA
- a CDS encoding NUDIX domain-containing protein — protein: MRPTPRPARQPSTEEQDFLSAYDPSAFERPSVTVDLVILAPAGDSLVTLLIRRPEHPFRGLWSLPGGFVRMDESLDEAAARVLRGKTGLDCGYLEQLYTFGNPGRDPRTRVISVAYVALLDPLRFRDIPQSGGDVMVARVTPPPDAPLAISLADPTGQKLELAFDHAEILDTSLRRLRGKIDYTPIGFELLPPTFTLLQLQKIHELVLGRKLNKDSFRRRMLALGQLEATGELQQEVDHRPAALYRYVPIA
- a CDS encoding LysR family transcriptional regulator; this encodes MDARQLRCFMAGAEFLSFSRAAARLGLTQPALSYQVASLERSQGVELFVRGRRAVRLSPAGLYLHDQLGRLCADYGRMVAELLGAPAPEVCMNLRQLRAFLSVAATQSFTRAGDLSNLTRPAISHQIRSLEGSLGKPLFTRGHHAITLTEPGRVFAERVRGLLDDWGQVQLRVRTIGTGEGQVLTIGFLDGVLVQTLPGLVRSFARVCPKVRVETMHVSLAHMLDAILSGEIDCGFAPAFEGICPDGIQSQVVLRDRMVALVSVEHPFARRESLKLAQLKGQPLLSLSEKVGGMGVQWHRALCERYGLSCSLIEYSPDFASLFVSIGMGRGVAIQPGHILQEHGHAGIRAVPLEDGGLDIEFVVAWRAEGSNPVLPVFLQGFVQD
- a CDS encoding zinc-binding alcohol dehydrogenase; the protein is METQYAVAEPGKVVLKTKELAKPGPGQVLLEAEYSTISMGTENALMGNHIVPLPQPIGYSMAARVIEVGPEVEGLKVGDPVVTTGQHAQYLLMDAKNCTPAPQGVDMQQAAFFNLAHTGMYAIRRTRIQLGEPALVMGQGLVGAITAQLARLAGAMPLIVTDLDDRRLDNARKMGVQYAINPKTQPGELEKVVAGLGWGGVPVIFEATGARKPLDQAFELVCERGRVMMMSQVHGGDAPQYDNNLMQKGATLLGGYINSKPFALKRADLTIKGEWPPVMGDTLTRYVNSDVWTSDEDIRVYLNLIAFGSLDIRPLISHRFEFEEISKAYDMVWNLDPNLLGGVIRWKK
- a CDS encoding nitric-oxide reductase large subunit, yielding MHPDTANARSLSPWWRHAVILVMIFGFSFLTWVTVKAYKGAPPIPERIVDATGQVLITRDDIGKGQEVFLKYALMEHGSLWGHGAYLGPDYSAEYLHRLAEIGLDRIALQRFALPFSSLEPGQAHEVRGLLQEDLKQNRFNPVTGTLLFTDSEAISLEKQKAEWTTYFSGPKPAPGLPAGFIRDPEELRQLTAYFAWAGWAAVALRPGTDYSYTNNWPFEPLLGNTPTASTFLWSALSLITLLGGLGLILFIFGKFDFLGWRSETGWKPSEPPVLHSWVLTPSQRALALFFAVVALLFLGQTALGGLLAHYRVEPEAFYGLDLTAILPYNLARTWHLQLAVFWIATSWVAGGLFLAPLVGGREPRGQKVGVLVLLAALAIVVFGSLFGELAGIRNLLGNLWFWLGHQGSEYLDLGRFWQILLAIGLVFWLFLMFRALRPAMGRTEQGALPSLFLYAAVAIPVFYLPALVYGPHTNFAIIDNWRFWIIHLWVEGFFELFATVLVAVMFFHLGLVSVRSATRLVYLDAILYLTGGILGTGHHWYFTGQSTLNMGLAACFSAMEVIPLTLLTLDAWDFIRLKHTAGTGANPLADRHHWTIRFLIAVGVWNFIGAGVFGFLINLPIISYFEMGTTLTPNHGHAAMFGVFGMLALAVMVFCLRALRDDAAWQRAEKGIRVGFWGLNIGLGLMILLELFPGGVIQFWDVLTHGYWHARRITFIMGGLYHTLEWLRIVADLVFLLLGALPLAYAALRLICARETAES